The genomic interval GGCGGAAGCAAAACGCCAGAGCCAGTTGAATGAGATCGGGATGAGTGAGCCCATGCAGAGTGAGCCCATGCAGAGTGAGCCCGGGAAGGGCGAGTCGGGAAATCGCAGGCCAAGCGAGTCCTCTGAGACTGAACGGGCGGGCACCCCATCGGAAACACAGCGTCCCACGTCGGACCCAGTGCTGCGACGGATTGAGCCATCGCCCCATGGCGAACCGGATGCCCATGCCCCGTCGTTCGTCCGCAGCGGCCAAGCCTTGCTGCCTTATGTGGCGGCCAAGTCCTCTGTTGATGGCGGTCAAGCACCGATCGACGTTGCACCTGCGGACAGCACTCGTGCCGACAACGACAAGATCGTCGAGCACAGTCAGACTGAATCGGGGAACGCCGGACAACGAACGAGCGTTGACAGTGCAATGCTGAAGCGGTTGATCGAGAAGCTCCGCGAGTTGGACGCGATGGCATCTGAGCTTGATTTCCAACCCAGCCATAGCCAACCCAGCCATTGATGTTCAATACAAACCCGATGGAGTTGATGAGATGAACGAGGTATTGAAACCTCTGCTGTGGACCGCGTTGGGTATCGAGTCGGTTTTTGCACTGGCGATCCTGCTGGCGTCCATCGAAAGCATTCGTGGCTTGGGACGCAAGCGGGCGAGTGGGAATGAGCTGGCCGCCAAGGCGATCGCGTACGCGGAAAGACTTGGCGGCCGGGACTGCCTCAAAGACCCGTTGGATGGTTTCCGTCCTCGGGCACACTGGCTCGCCGATGTGCGACGGTACTGTCCACCGCTGGCCGATTGTTTGTCGGTTTTGCTGGACACCGAATACGGTGAGCATCGAGAAGAAGCGGTGCAGATTACGCTGCAATCGCACCTCGGTGGCGGCAAGAACTTGGCCAGCTTTATCATCCGCACGGCGGCATTGTTCGGCCTCGCGCTGACCTTCGTCGGGATCATTGATGCCTTGCAAGTGTTCGAAGTGGATGCGACGAACATCGCGGGTCTGACGCGTGGGTTTTACACTTCGTTGACGTCGACGATCTTGGGCATCATTGCGACGGTGATCACATTGGTCGGCTTCATGTCGCAACGTCGAACCGACGGACAGATGGCAGAACAAGTCCAACTGGCGATTCTGAAACTGAATCACTGGTTGCATCACCATGTCGCCTGCGAAGACCCGATGGCGGTGGTATGTGAAGCAGTGGAAACCCAGCCGAACGGACACGCAAACGCCACACGTGACGCATCACACCGCCCCGCATCGGTCGTCCATCAGCAGGTCGGACGCCCGCAAGTTGGTCGTCAGTCAGTTCGCAGTCAGTCAGTTCGCAAGCCAGTAGCGGCTCCGCTACTGAACGCGGCCGCAGCCGATTTGACCATGGGGGATTTGTCATGACGAAAAAGGCGATGTTTGGCGGGGTCGCAGAAGAAGACGACGCGCCGATTTGTGACCTTACCAACCTGATCGACTTGATGGTCGTCATGGGAGCGCTGTTCCTTGTCTTGGCAGCGACCAACGCGGCCGTTTCGTCGACCCGATACGCAGAGTTGCCGATCGAGCTGACGGAGACACAAGCCGAGCCGACGTCGGCTGTGGAGCAACAGATTGTGGAGCCGCTGCAAGTCACCATCGATGCCGAGGGTGTGCTGCGGGTCGACGACACCATTGTTTCACTGACGGAGATCCGAGCAAGGTTGGCCCCCGATCGGGCAGACGTTCTCGATCAGACCAGCAATGGTGTCGACAAAGAAAGCTCTGCCGCCAAGAGATCCATCGTGATCGCATCGGACAAGAACGCACCGGTCAAGCATTCCATCGCCTTGATGGCTGAGGCGTCCAAACAGGACGCCGACATTTCATTCGTCACACTCGCGGAGCAGCAACCATGATTCGTCTTCGTCACATGATCATCTCGGTCTTGATCCACGCGGTCGGTTTGGGACTGCTGATGAGTTACTGCCCGAGTCCTGCTGGATCGACAGACCCTGAGAAATCGGAAGCGATTGAAAAAAAGACGCCGATCAAGAAAACATCGCAACCGGCCCCAATCAAGGTCGCGTTGAAACTGCCCAGCGAGACGACACCGCCATCGCAGACACCGCAAAGCACGGAGCCGATCTCAAAGCCATCGCCACCCGAGCCGCTGCCCCAGCAAGAACCGCCTCAGCAAAAAGCGGCCCAACAGAACCCGCCGAAAGACGCGGCAGCGATGGCGGAGAAACTCGTCGCGGCCCCACTGCCGCCAAAAACATCAATGCAACCGGACATGATGCCTCCCAACTTAATGCCACCCGACAGCAGCGAACTCGGGAACATCGAGTACCAAGCACAAATCGGATCCGTGCAGGCAACCTTGGCGGACGCATCGCCCAGCGGTCCCAGATCGCACAGTGTGTCGACACCACCGCAGTACATCGTTTCGCGTCCATCTGATCGCGGCGTTGCCACTTCGTCGACCAACCGCGGCTCCATGCCCAGTTCGTTGGAGGCCAGTTCGTTGGAGGCCAGTTCGTTGGAGGCCAGTTCGTTGGAGGCACTGGCGACGGGAGGGATGCAAGGAAACGCATCGTTTGAGAACAAATCAGGAATGATCGCGCCGGGCTTTCTGGTGGAAGCATTAAACGATCAAGCAATCCAGAGTTTGATCGATCGGGGTGACTTGCTGCTCGTCGCCGGAAACGGGGAAAGGAATTACCGGTTCAGTGGTTCGCTGTATCATCCTACGCGAGTCCGAGTGGACGGCAGTCTGGTAGGATATTCCTCGCGTTCGCTAACGCCCAATGCTCGCGTCGTCGACATTGCTCGCGCGACACTTGCACGCGAGTTCAGCATGACGGATGAGGAAAAGCAGCAGTTTCAGATTTGGTTGCTGCTCAGTCAGCGGCTCGATCGAGTGATCTTGGAGGGGCAACGATCGGCGTCTCGGGAGGCCAAGCTTCCCCTGGCGGACTTGGCCGTGACGTCCGGACGTTTGCAGTCGGACGCTCAAGGACGAATGAGCTACGTGGTGACGGATTGGCGAGCGAGAACAGCAACCCGGCAGTCGAGCCGACAGTGATCTGCGAGTGGAATCGCTGGTGGTGAATCCAGCGTGTCGGCTGCTCACAGATTTTCGAAATCGTCGAAATCGTCGATATCGAGGTCTTCCTCTTCGTCGTCTTTGCCGGTGCTGAGCCCGAATTCGTCGCTGATCTCGTCGTCGATCTCGATCTCGTAGTCGTCCTCGACTTCTTCTTCAAAGTCATCATCAAAATCGTCGTCGAAGTCATCTTCGTCGATGTCGTCGAACTCATCGAGGTCTTCTTCGTCGTCCAACCCGTCATTGAAGCCTTCGTCGATCCCGTCGTCGCCGCCTTCGCTATCGAAATCGTCGTCGTCATCCCCGTCGTCATCATCGTCATCGTCGTCGACCATTGCGCGAGGCGACGGGACCGCCGGAGCGGTCACTGAGCACGAACCTGCAACGCCGACGAGGAACTCGGTCTCGACAACTGGTGTGAGGGGATTCTGAGCAACGACGACTGTCATGGTGCCAATGACCTTGTAGGGAATGCTTGCATTTCACGCCTCAAATTCTGTGACCCAATGGTGGTTCCGCCAAGGGAAAATCAAATCTCTCGGGCGGAATGGTCGATAACGGAATGAGGCGTTCGCAGGAAGTTTAACTGGGGCTGACCCGAGCGGGAGGAGTCGGGTGGATTTTGTTTTCGTGAAAAATGTCGTGAAAAAGACCGGCGAAATCTTCTGGGAATATCGCCGGGAATATCGCCGGGAATATCACTGCCCAGCCGCATCTGACGCTGAGAGCAGTGATCGGACTTGATTGGAAACACAAACCAGACTGGCCCGACGAGCCGACATTTTGATACCTCCGGTGTCCTCGGCAAGCCGTCCAGGACGATTTCCTCGCGGTTTTCGGACGGGATACCGAAGGAATGTTACCGCTGAGTGTGTATCCGTCACGTGTCAGACGCATTTTTTTGCTTGTTCGAACAAGGGATTGGTAGCTCATGAAATTCAGTAAAACAATGCGATCCTCGACAAAGCTGACGGCAACATTGTCCGTGGTCCTGTCGATCGCAGTGCCGGCGGCGACAATACTGCCCTCAGCCGCGTTGTTGATGACCGCCGGATGTGCTGGCAGGCAATACGGACACCTGCTGTCCCATCAGGACAAGGATCTGGTGGGCAGCCATGCCGCCGGAGCGGCGACCTGGAACCCGTTGGTGGACGAATCGGTCGCCAAATTGCTTTCACGCTGCCCCCCTGCGGTGCAGCCGGTCGCGTTTGAAGCCCACGAGGGGATGCCGGTGGATGCCGTCGTCGGTACCGCCCTGGCATCGGGCCCGGCCACCGTTTGCTTCATCGGCATCGAAAACAAGAGCGCCGAGGAGTTGGTGGATTTCAAGGACCAGCTTTACGAGCGAATCGACAGTCAAATCAATTCGCAATCCGAGTTCCGGGGGATCAGTCGCCGGATGGTGGAAGCCGGATTGCGGGAAACACGACTGCGCCCCGACTCGCTCTTCTTGCCCGAAAACCGGATGATGTTCGCCAACGTCTTGGGCAGAAACGGCACTCCCGTCGATTACTTGCTCTATGCGACCATCACGAGCGGGACGACCGAGCGGAACAAGACCAGCCAGCGGGACTACGTGCTGACCCTGGAGATGATCAACATTCACACGGGCGACTTTATGAAAGAGTCTGCCACGATCCGCAAGGGTTACTCCAAAACTCGGGCCGGCAAGTGGTGGAACTATGGAGTGTTTGATCAAGCGGACGGTTGATTCCTTGTTGTCCGTCGTCCATCACATTCGATGCTCGCCAATCTATGCGACCTATTTGTTGGTCGCAGGGAGTGTTGCGCTGTGTGTTGCATTGTGTGGTTGCCGGACGCCGACACGATCGATCGACGTGGCCCGTGAAGCGTTCTTTGCCGGCGACTTGCAGGCCAGCCGAGCGACGTTGGGCGAAGTCATCGAGTCGAATCGACGTTGGTCAGACGCCTCGCAACTGGACTTGGCGATCGTCGATTTGGCGGACGGAAATCCGCGAGCGGCCGAACAGCGTTTGCGTCAGATGCGAGAATCCTTTGACGCGTTGCCAGCGGCCGCACCGCTGCATGAAGCCGCCTCGTTGGTCAGCGACGACACCGCACGTCCGTTTCGACCGGCGGGTTATGAGGAAGTCATGGTCAGGGCTTTGTTGGCCGTGTGCTCCTTGGCCGGAGACGGCGCGGATGCGGAAAGCTACTGTTTGCAAGCAGCGATGAAACAGAGCGAGTTGGCTCGTCAGGCGGGTGAGCGTGGGCTGGAGAACGCCGACGAACTGTACCGTCCGATTGCTTTGGCACCTTACATGCGCGGCGTGCTTCGCGAAGCATCTCACCGCGACTACGACGATGCCGCCGCGGCGTATCAGTTGGTCAGCGCCGCCAGTCCCCAGTTCGCACCGATCGGCGAAGACATCCGCCGCGCCAGCGAAGGCGTTCACAGCGCGCCGGGGCACGGCGTCCTCTATGTCATCGCTTGTGTGGGACGTGGTCCGCGATTGGTCGAAACCGTCGCCCCCACCACAACGGCTTCGCTGCAAATCGCATCCACGATCCTGCAATCCGTTCAGCAGGACGCCGAAGAGGACGAGGGTGGGTTTGTGTTGCCCAACATCGCCAGTGTCAAAGTCCCCGCAGTGGATGTCCCCCAGGACGACTTGACCGCTCTGGGCGTCAGCGTCAACGGGCAACTTTTTGGTGCCACGCAAACGTTGACCGACGTGGCTCAGTTGGCGAGAGAACAAGTGGAGGCCGAGATGCCATGGACGATCGCCCGAGCGGTCGCACGGCGGGTGACCAAAGAAGCCACGGTGGCGGGGGCCGGAAAAGGACTCGGGCTGCAGGGCAACGCAGCCTCCCTGTTTCAATTCGCCGCCGCCAGCGCCTGGAGTGGCACCGAACACGCCGACACACGTTGCTGGGGCTTGCTGCCACGTGAAATCCAAGTCCTACGCGCCGAGTTGCCAGCCGGGCAGCACCAAATCGGCTTGACGCAACTGAATCACTTGGGGCACCCCATGGCTTTGCCTCAGGTGGTCGACGCCGAGATCGTTGACGGACGAAATCGCTATGTGATTGTGATCGCACCAGGCCCGCATCTCTTTGTCGTGTGCGGTGAAGACGAGCGTTAGGCTCCTGTACGTCAGCCTTTCTAGGCTGACACTGCTGTCCGATTCAGGTTTGAGGTGCGCGTGATGTCAGCCTGGAAAGGCTGACGTACAAAAGGCTGACTTACACTGCTTTTGCGAGTTCGGCGGTGAGCCGGTAGACTACTCGCTTCGGATCGATCGCCTTTTTTCTCTCCTCTGGCCTGCTGCACCCGTGCGACGCCCCACACTGCATCAAGACGAAACGCTCGAAGTCAAGATGACGCCGATGATCGATGTCGTTTTCTTGTTGCTGGTGTTCTTTGTCTGGACCAGCACTTTTGAGCTGCCGGAGTTTGATTTGCCCAGCCCGATCGCGCAGACATCGCCTTCGGGTAATCAAGCCAACGCGGACGTCCAGCCTCCCACGGAGGTGTTTGACGAAATCGTCGTCAAGGTTCTGCACCAGGACGGGATCACGATTCTGCAACTCAATGGACAATCCGTTGCGGACTTGGCGACGCTAAGACAACGTTTGACCGACATCATCGCATTGGGAGTCCAGCCACCCGTGATCGTCGACCCAGCACCGCAGATCTCGATGGGCGAAGCCGTCGGTGTGTACGACATCGCAATGCTGGCGGGCGCAGATCGTGTTCTGTTTGCGGCCAAAGCGGAATGAGCGAATCCAGCAGGAGCCAAACGATGACGCGGCGGTGCGAGCGGGTCGGTTGGGTATTGCCGTGCCTGATTGCGATATCTTTTGCACTGTCTTGTGCACTGTCTTTTGCCACGCAAGCAGTTGGACAGCAACCCGCGGCGGTCCGTCCGTTGATGACGGTCTCTCGATCGACCGATGACCGTGACGCGGATTTGATGGCGGCGTTGATCCAGCGGGGACAGTTTGACGTCGCCAACCAGATTTGCCGTTCGATGCTGAGCCGGTTGGACTTGCAGAGCGACGAAGCGGCCAAGTGGGTGATTCACGCAAGTGAGCTTTCCATTGCGATCTTTCAAAGTGGTGGCGAATTCACGCAGGACCAAGTCGTCGCGGCCCAGCGTCCTGTGCTGGGTTTGCTGACTCGCTACGCAGATCACCGCCGTCGTTTTTTTCTGCTCTCACAAGCTCAGCGAGTCCGGATCGCCGCCGTACGTCACGCCATCGTGATGGCATCGGTCGCCGTCGACCGCCAGCAGCGACAAAGCGAAATTTTACGGCAGAGTTCGTCCATTCGTTTGGACGTC from Stieleria varia carries:
- a CDS encoding MotA/TolQ/ExbB proton channel family protein — translated: MNEVLKPLLWTALGIESVFALAILLASIESIRGLGRKRASGNELAAKAIAYAERLGGRDCLKDPLDGFRPRAHWLADVRRYCPPLADCLSVLLDTEYGEHREEAVQITLQSHLGGGKNLASFIIRTAALFGLALTFVGIIDALQVFEVDATNIAGLTRGFYTSLTSTILGIIATVITLVGFMSQRRTDGQMAEQVQLAILKLNHWLHHHVACEDPMAVVCEAVETQPNGHANATRDASHRPASVVHQQVGRPQVGRQSVRSQSVRKPVAAPLLNAAAADLTMGDLS
- a CDS encoding ExbD/TolR family protein — its product is MTKKAMFGGVAEEDDAPICDLTNLIDLMVVMGALFLVLAATNAAVSSTRYAELPIELTETQAEPTSAVEQQIVEPLQVTIDAEGVLRVDDTIVSLTEIRARLAPDRADVLDQTSNGVDKESSAAKRSIVIASDKNAPVKHSIALMAEASKQDADISFVTLAEQQP
- a CDS encoding penicillin-binding protein activator LpoB produces the protein MKFSKTMRSSTKLTATLSVVLSIAVPAATILPSAALLMTAGCAGRQYGHLLSHQDKDLVGSHAAGAATWNPLVDESVAKLLSRCPPAVQPVAFEAHEGMPVDAVVGTALASGPATVCFIGIENKSAEELVDFKDQLYERIDSQINSQSEFRGISRRMVEAGLRETRLRPDSLFLPENRMMFANVLGRNGTPVDYLLYATITSGTTERNKTSQRDYVLTLEMINIHTGDFMKESATIRKGYSKTRAGKWWNYGVFDQADG
- a CDS encoding biopolymer transporter ExbD, which gives rise to MRRPTLHQDETLEVKMTPMIDVVFLLLVFFVWTSTFELPEFDLPSPIAQTSPSGNQANADVQPPTEVFDEIVVKVLHQDGITILQLNGQSVADLATLRQRLTDIIALGVQPPVIVDPAPQISMGEAVGVYDIAMLAGADRVLFAAKAE